The Natrinema pellirubrum DSM 15624 region GAGCAGTTCATCGCGTTCGTTCCCTACGACAACCTGCACGCGCTGGTCGACGAGGCGTTCTACGGCGAGGACGACCGCTCGGTCATGTAGCCGGTTGCTGATCGATCGCCTCGAGTTGCTCCCGGTACCGGTTCCGGACCGTGACGACCGTCGTCTGGGCGGTGTCGGCGACGGCCCGCTGTGGAATGGTCTCGTCACAGAGCAGGCCGGCGGCGTAGATGGCCGCGGCCGCGAACCCGGTCGGCGACTTGCCCGAGTGCAGGCCCTGCTCGGTCGTCCGGTCGATGATCTCGACGGCCTTGGTCTCGACGTCCGTGCCGACGTCGAGTTCCGAACAGAACCGCGGGACGAACTGGCGAGGGTTCGTCGGCTCCAAGTTGATGCCCAGTTCGTCCGCGATGTACCGGTAGGTCCGACCGATCTCCCGTTGCTCGACGCGTGACACGGCGGTTACCTCCTCGAGGCTCCGGGGGATGTCCTCCTTCCGACAGGCGGTGTACAGCGAGGCGGTCGCGACGCCCTCGATCGAGCGCCCACGGATGAGGTCCTGCTCGAGCGCCTGCCGGTAGATGACGCTCGCCGTCTCCTTGACCGGCTTGGGGACGCCCAGCGCGCTGACCATCCGATCGATCTCCGAGAGGGCGTACTTGAGGTTGCGCTCCCCGGCGTTTTTCGTTCGGATCCGTTCCTGCCAGACCCGCAGTCGATGGAGCTGGCCGTGTTTGTCCGCGGACATCGAGTGCCCGTTGGCGTCCTTGTTTCGCCAGTCGATGGTCGTCGTCAGCCCCCGATCGTGCATCGACTGGGTCAAGGGTGCGCCGACCCGGGAGAGTTCGTCGTGTTCCTGTGCGTTGAACGCCCGCCATTCGGGCCCGTAATCGATGGGATCTGCGTTCAGGACGAGCCCACATTCCTCACAGACACGCTCTCCCCGATCGGGGTCGTGTACGATCGTGTCGGTCTCACAGTCGGGACACAGACCAGCCTCGACCTGCTCGGACTGCGATTCGTCGCTGGCGTGATCGATGATAGACCGCGTCATCAGTAGTCGATCGAAACCGTGCCGGCACTGTAAGGGGTTCACATGGTTTCGACGGAAACACCGACTTACCGTTCCCGCCCGGCGGTTCGAAGCGGAAAGCAAAGAGAAAGGACTCGACCATCGACTGTCCGCGAGCGAACAGCCCCGATGGTCGAGTCGAAACCGTGTCCCATCGGTCGTGTCCGGGCGAAACGACCGACAGTCGGTCGTTTCGACCCGCAATGACCAATGATCACATGCAACAAGAAACGCCCCGATCGTTTCGGCGAGTCGCCGACGTAAATCACCCCTTCATTCCGTAAACTGCTCTTTCGTGTGTGAACTGTCGCTCGATTTTATATCGGTCCCAGCGGACGTTCGGTACCAGTGCCGTGTCCCGCACTACCCCATCACTGCACGGTCGTCGTTCCTTCCACCCCTTACTCGCCCGTACGTCGTCGATATATGCACGCAATCGCCGGATACGGTCCGGACTCGACAGCCGTCGTCATTGCTCGTCTCGCCCTCGAGGAGCCGCCGCTATCGGTCGGTCGAGAAGTCGATCCGTACCTCCTTTGCAGACGGTGCGAAACGTAGTCGTGTTTAAGAGTATCTCTGTTGGTGTTCAACCTGGTGTGTCAAACGTGATTTCGACCCGCCGTTCGAACGTACAGCGGTCGTCGTCGAGTCGATACGCCGGTGATCCGGCGTTCCGGAGTCAGGGGGCTGCAAGCTCGAATGGGGCCGATACGACTGGGGGGAGTCGGTGATGTCCTCGATCGATACGTCGTTGCCCGACGAGATCGCATCGGTCGCCGACGACGAGGGCGAACGCCTCTCGAAGGACGTCATTTTCGAACTATTAAAGAACCGCAGACGGCGGGAAGTCCTCACGTACTTGCTGGAAGCCGACGAAACGGTCACCCTCGGCGAACTCGCCGAGCAGATCGCGGCCTGGGAGAACGACACCGATATCAACGCGCTCAGTTCCGATCAGCGAAAACGGGTCTACGTCGCCCTCTATCAGACCCACCTGCCGAAGATGGACGACGCTGGCATCGTCGAGTACGATCAGGACCGCGGGTTGATCTCGCTGTCGGACAATGCCGACCTGCTGATGATGTATCTCGATACCGAGACCCATCGACAGGACCGCTGGGACCGGTGGTACGCCGCCCTCAGCGTGGTCGGTGTCGCCGTCCTCGCTGCGGCGTCTCTCGGCCTTCCCGTGCTTGCTGCTGTCCCGATGACCGCGCTCGCCGCCGTCGTCGTCGCCGCGTTCTGTTGTCTCTCCGGTGCCCACCTCGTCCGGAACCGCCATCAGGAGCGCAACGTCGACGGCAAACTCTCCCGGATCGAGTGATCCTCGATCCGCCGGTCTCGGTTCGTCAGTTTCGCCGCCGGTCACTGCGGACGTTTTCCGACCGCTTTCGCCCACCGAGCGGTGGGTCCTCGCTCCCGCGGCCGGTTCCGATCCGCGAGCGCTCCGTCGCGGTCCGATCGCCGCGCCGTCGACCGATCGTCGCCGACCGCTGAGAAGCTTTTTGGTACCGGGTCCCGTAGCCACGGCTGGCTCCCGACGACCGTCATCCAGTACCGGAGCAGTCGCGTGCCAGCAGCTGTTCCAGGCGCGGGAGCCTTCTCGATACGACGACGATCCGTACAGTTCTCACGCCGTCCCGAGAGACGGGGCCGGCCACCGCTCGCGTCCGCCGTCGCCGCGTTCTGTGGCGGATCGCGCGCTCGCGACCAGTGAGAAAACACTCGGAATTATTGGTCGCGTGCGTTGTACTGCAGGTCGACCGCTGCGTCGCCGCGCAGTCGGAAATCGTCGATATCGCCGTCGAACCAGTAGGCGTCGAGCCAGTTGCCGACCGCGCCGCGGACGGTTCCGTTCTCGACGACGTCCTCGTCGTCGATCGAGGCGTCGCGATAGTCCGATCTGACGACCGCGCCGTCGACCTCGAACGCGTAGGTCGTCGGCCCGTCGGCGTCGGTGCCGTCGATGACCAGCGCGTGGGGAAGCATCTCGTGATCGCCGTACTCGCTGGGGTCGATCGGTTCGCCGTCGACCGTGATCGTCGCAGCCCCGTCCGAGAACGTCACGTCGGTTACCGCACCCGAGAACCGGAACGTCTGGGTGCCGTCCGTGATCGAACTCTGGACGGTCGAACCCGAGACGGTCGTGGCCTCCGCGGCCGGCTCGTCGTCGGCGACGAGTTCGATCGTCCCATCGACGGTGATCTCGTAGCTCGTCGCCGTCCCGTCGCCGCTGACCTCGAGAACGTGGGGAAGATCCGAGCCGTAGTCGTCGGGGTCGACTGCTTCACTGTTGACCAGCACGGAGCCGGGACCGTCGACGGTCAGTTCGGTGAGATCGCCGGCAAAACGGAAGGCGTCCTTCCAGTCGGCGACGCTGCCCTGGACCGTCGAGCCGTCGATTCGGTCCTCGTCGTCGATCGACGCGCCCTCGGCGGTCGAGCGCTCGACGTCGCCGTCGACGGTGAACTCGTAGCGCGTCGCGTCCGCCGGACTGCCGTCGACCAGCAGGAGGTTCGGTAGCCCGTCGCTGTCCGTCTCGCTGGCCGAACCGGCGGTCGGACCACTCGAGCCATCGCTATCGCCCG contains the following coding sequences:
- a CDS encoding DUF7344 domain-containing protein, encoding MSSIDTSLPDEIASVADDEGERLSKDVIFELLKNRRRREVLTYLLEADETVTLGELAEQIAAWENDTDINALSSDQRKRVYVALYQTHLPKMDDAGIVEYDQDRGLISLSDNADLLMMYLDTETHRQDRWDRWYAALSVVGVAVLAAASLGLPVLAAVPMTALAAVVVAAFCCLSGAHLVRNRHQERNVDGKLSRIE
- a CDS encoding transcription initiation factor IIB; translation: MTRSIIDHASDESQSEQVEAGLCPDCETDTIVHDPDRGERVCEECGLVLNADPIDYGPEWRAFNAQEHDELSRVGAPLTQSMHDRGLTTTIDWRNKDANGHSMSADKHGQLHRLRVWQERIRTKNAGERNLKYALSEIDRMVSALGVPKPVKETASVIYRQALEQDLIRGRSIEGVATASLYTACRKEDIPRSLEEVTAVSRVEQREIGRTYRYIADELGINLEPTNPRQFVPRFCSELDVGTDVETKAVEIIDRTTEQGLHSGKSPTGFAAAAIYAAGLLCDETIPQRAVADTAQTTVVTVRNRYREQLEAIDQQPAT